A window from Tenacibaculum singaporense encodes these proteins:
- the trpD gene encoding anthranilate phosphoribosyltransferase, with amino-acid sequence MKKILNTLFEQKRLTKEQSKEVLINIAQEKYNASQIAAFITVFLMRPVSVDELSGFREALLELAIKVDLSDFNTIDLCGTGGDGKNTFNISTLTSFIVAGTGHKVAKHGNYGVSSASGSSNMLEFLGYNFTNDVTALKSQLEEANICFLHAPLFHPAMKVVAPIRRELGVKTFFNMLGPLVNPSRPQNQLVGVFNLEVARVYNYMLQQSEVNYGVVHALDGYDEISLTGDFKLFTKEAEQQVSPSDLGQQQIAPSAIFGGNTVKEAADIFVNIINGKGTEAQNNVVLTNAAFALKTFNKNKSFETAFEEAKDSLLGLKAKQSLEKLVN; translated from the coding sequence ATGAAAAAAATACTAAACACCCTATTTGAACAAAAACGATTGACCAAGGAACAATCGAAAGAAGTGTTGATAAATATTGCACAAGAAAAATACAATGCTTCACAAATAGCTGCATTCATTACCGTGTTTTTAATGCGACCAGTTTCGGTTGATGAATTATCAGGATTTAGAGAAGCTTTATTAGAGTTAGCAATAAAAGTAGATTTGTCAGATTTTAATACTATTGATTTATGCGGAACAGGTGGGGATGGAAAAAATACGTTCAACATTTCAACATTAACCTCATTTATTGTGGCAGGAACAGGACATAAAGTTGCAAAGCATGGTAATTACGGAGTGTCTTCTGCATCGGGATCCTCTAATATGTTAGAGTTTTTAGGATACAATTTTACAAATGATGTAACCGCGTTGAAAAGTCAGTTGGAAGAAGCAAATATTTGTTTTTTACACGCACCACTATTTCATCCAGCAATGAAAGTTGTAGCACCTATTCGAAGAGAATTAGGAGTAAAAACATTTTTTAACATGTTGGGGCCATTGGTAAATCCAAGTCGTCCACAAAATCAATTGGTGGGCGTATTTAATTTAGAGGTTGCCAGGGTGTACAATTATATGTTGCAACAATCTGAAGTAAATTATGGTGTGGTACATGCATTAGATGGGTACGACGAAATATCGTTAACAGGAGATTTTAAATTGTTTACCAAAGAAGCAGAGCAACAAGTTTCTCCATCTGATTTAGGACAACAACAAATTGCTCCATCAGCTATTTTTGGAGGGAATACTGTTAAAGAAGCTGCGGACATATTTGTGAACATAATCAACGGAAAAGGAACAGAAGCACAAAATAATGTGGTATTAACCAACGCGGCATTTGCCTTAAAAACGTTTAATAAAAATAAGAGTTTTGAAACTGCTTTTGAAGAAGCAAAAGATTCGTTATTAGGGTTAAAAGCAAAACAATCGTTAGAGAAATTAGTAAATTAA
- a CDS encoding anthranilate synthase component II: protein MKILILDNYDSFTYNLVHYVEDITGKLPDVYRNDEISVDEIKNYDAIILSPGPGIPDEAGILKETIKTYAGRIPIFGVCLGLQAITEVFGGEIENLNDVFHGVATEMKVIQNNTVTFKNIPETFEAARYHSWIASRNNFPEELEITAIDEDGSIMALRHKEFPIEAVQFHPESILTPDGKKMIQNFIAFAESQKLKA, encoded by the coding sequence ATGAAGATATTAATATTAGATAATTACGACTCGTTTACCTATAATCTGGTGCATTATGTAGAAGATATCACAGGAAAGTTACCTGATGTATATCGTAACGATGAAATTTCAGTAGATGAAATTAAAAATTATGATGCTATTATTCTATCACCAGGACCAGGAATTCCTGATGAAGCAGGAATTTTAAAAGAAACCATAAAAACGTATGCAGGTAGAATTCCAATTTTTGGAGTATGCCTAGGTTTACAGGCTATCACTGAAGTTTTTGGAGGTGAAATAGAAAATTTGAATGATGTTTTTCATGGGGTAGCTACTGAAATGAAAGTGATACAAAATAATACAGTCACTTTCAAAAACATTCCGGAAACTTTTGAAGCTGCACGCTATCACTCTTGGATTGCTTCACGCAACAACTTTCCAGAGGAACTAGAAATAACAGCAATTGATGAAGATGGTAGCATTATGGCACTACGTCATAAAGAATTTCCTATTGAAGCGGTACAGTTTCACCCAGAAAGTATTTTAACTCCTGATGGGAAAAAAATGATTCAGAATTTTATTGCTTTTGCCGAAAGCCAAAAGCTAAAAGCTTAA
- a CDS encoding anthranilate synthase component I family protein produces the protein MKKITFKTIAKKQLADMITPVSLYLRTRDKYANSLLLESSDYHSKENSYSFLCIEPLVTIKAENDELLLSYQKEELARKPIQRNFYEKFDAYSNVISVDCSEEIKSFNGLYGYTTFDAVQYFETIQLKSDKAPSEIPVLQYSFFRFIVAINHFKNEMILIENIPEGEESRLLEIENLVNSQSFAKYDFTFEGEETSNITDEEFKESVTKAKEHCKRGDVFQLVLSRQFQQQFKGDEFNVYRALRSINPSPYLFYFDYGSFKLMGSSPEAQIKIDEGQAVINPIAGTFRRTGDDEKDRELAKELANDPKENAEHVMLVDLARNDLSKHATNVTVETYKEVQYFSHVIHLVSTVTGKITGNPIEIVGDTFPAGTLSGAPKYKAMELIDKYENQTRGFYGGCVGFIGLNGNVNQAIAIRSFVSKNNTLYYQAGAGIVINSKEENELQEVNNKLAALKKALVLAEEI, from the coding sequence ATGAAAAAAATTACCTTTAAAACAATAGCAAAAAAACAATTGGCAGATATGATAACGCCAGTTAGCTTGTATTTAAGAACAAGAGATAAGTACGCGAATAGTTTGCTGTTAGAAAGTTCAGATTATCACAGTAAAGAGAATAGTTATTCGTTTTTATGTATAGAACCGTTGGTAACCATCAAAGCAGAAAACGATGAGTTGTTATTGTCTTATCAAAAAGAAGAATTAGCAAGAAAACCTATTCAAAGAAATTTTTACGAGAAGTTTGATGCGTATAGCAATGTTATTTCGGTAGACTGTTCGGAGGAGATAAAATCATTTAATGGATTGTATGGTTATACTACTTTTGATGCGGTTCAATACTTTGAAACAATTCAGTTAAAATCAGATAAAGCACCTTCTGAAATTCCAGTATTACAGTATAGCTTTTTTCGATTTATCGTAGCAATTAATCATTTTAAAAATGAAATGATTTTGATAGAGAATATTCCAGAAGGAGAGGAGTCTCGATTATTGGAGATTGAAAACTTAGTGAATTCTCAATCTTTTGCTAAATATGACTTTACTTTTGAAGGAGAAGAAACATCTAATATAACTGATGAAGAGTTTAAAGAAAGTGTAACAAAAGCAAAAGAACACTGTAAAAGAGGAGATGTTTTTCAGTTGGTATTATCACGTCAATTTCAACAACAATTTAAAGGGGATGAGTTTAATGTGTACAGAGCGTTACGCTCTATAAATCCTTCTCCATATTTATTCTATTTTGATTACGGAAGTTTTAAGTTAATGGGATCTTCGCCAGAAGCACAAATTAAAATAGATGAAGGTCAGGCAGTAATCAATCCAATTGCAGGAACCTTTAGAAGAACAGGTGATGATGAAAAAGATAGGGAGTTGGCAAAAGAGTTAGCAAATGATCCGAAAGAAAATGCAGAACATGTAATGTTGGTTGATTTAGCAAGAAATGATTTAAGTAAACATGCAACTAATGTAACAGTTGAAACTTATAAAGAAGTACAGTATTTTAGTCATGTAATTCATTTGGTATCCACAGTAACAGGTAAAATTACAGGAAACCCGATAGAAATTGTAGGAGATACATTTCCTGCAGGAACCTTGAGTGGAGCCCCAAAATACAAAGCCATGGAATTGATAGATAAATACGAAAATCAAACTCGTGGATTTTATGGAGGATGTGTTGGTTTTATTGGACTGAACGGAAATGTAAATCAAGCTATAGCGATTCGTTCTTTTGTAAGTAAAAACAATACTTTGTACTATCAAGCAGGAGCAGGAATAGTAATCAACTCAAAAGAAGAAAACGAACTGCAAGAAGTAAATAATAAGTTAGCAGCATTAAAAAAAGCATTAGTGTTAGCAGAAGAAATATAA